ctcatttcggccgcttgtacccgtgatcttgtcctttcggtcataacccaaagctcatgaccataggtgaggatgggaacgtagatcgaccggtaaattgagagctttgccttccggctcagctccttcttcaccacaacggatcgatacagcgtctgcattactgaagacgccgcaccgatccgcctgtcgatctcacgatccactcttcccccactcgtgagcaagattcctaggtacttcaactccttcacttggggcaagatctcctccccaacttggagatggcactccaacctttcccgggcgagaaccatggactcggacttggaggtgctgattctcatcccagtcgcttcacactcggctgcgaaccgatccagtgagagctgaagatcctggccagatgaagccatcaggaccacatcatctgcaaaaagcagagacctaatcctgcagccaccaaaccggatccccttaacgccttgactgtgcctagaaattctgtccataaaagttatgaacagaatcggtgacaaagggcagccttgggggagtccaaccctcactggaaacgtgtgtccgacttactgccggcaatgcggaccaagctctgacactgatcgtacagggagcggaccgccacaatcagacagttcgATATCCcaaactctctgagcactccccacaggacttcccgggggacacggtcgaatgccttctccaagtccacaaaacacatgtacactggttgggcaaactcccatgcaccctcaaggaccctgccgagagtatagagctggtctaccgttccacggccaggacgaaaaccacagtgTTCCTCCTGGGtgcgaggtttgactatccggcgtagtctcctctccagtacacctgaatagactttaccgggaaggctgaggagtgtgatcctacgatagttagaacacaccctccggttccccttattaaagagaggaaccaccaccccggtctgccaatccagaggtactgcccccgatgtcccTGCGACGTTGCAGATTCTTGTCAACCAAgatagccccacagcatccagagccttaaggaactctaggcggatctcatccacccccggggccttgccaccgaggagctttttaactaccttggcaacctcagccccagaaataggagagcccaaaaatgggccctggccctatggttaaaaaaaaaaaagaacaagcggGATTCAAGATTGCCACAATATATTTAACTATTAGCTGGCCTCAATTACActaaaccagtgattctcaaactgtggtgcagTACACAGGCATGGAGCCTTTGTACTGCACCACAGTATGGGAatactagtggtacgccaaagatccACTTGATTaaggtacagtgttttattttcctttgttGAAACCGCgcgttactgttcaaacggtaacgtgtaatgttacagtggccaaaaataggtGGTAAATAAAACCtccaccttgtttttaatgaatacttaggcctactacgctactgttttttttaacattgatcATTTtgctggtacttggagagccaagtgttttctgaagtggtacttggtgaaaaaagctcGAGAAGCTGTTTGCAACtttctcacagttacatttttcaaagcaaaaaatatttaACAACACCACCGGCTAGCATATGTTGCCAGTGGGGGTTTAACAGAACATTGTACAAAATTATTGTACAAAAAGTATTGTACAAGTATAAATCGaagactcagtacagtatcataggaaaataaataaagcaaaacaaTTTTATTATAATggttcacaatacgaaggtcctgagtagtcctgggttgtAGAGCTTGCATGTCTTccacgtgactgcgtgggttccctccgggtactccggcttcctcccacctccaaagacatgcacctggggataggttgattggcaacacgaaatggtccctagtgtgtgaatgtgagtgtgaatgttgtctgtctatctgtgttggccctgtgatgaggtggcgacttgtccagggtgtaccccgccttccgcccaaatgcagctgagatagactccagcccccccccgcgaccccaaaagggacaagcgggagaaaatggatggatggatgggttgtccacacgtttttattgctttatttattttcctatgatactgtactgagtctttAATTTACGTTGCacaatgtatataaataaataaataaataaattatagtagaaaaataaaataaaacaataataataaagcaataagaaattctaaaaaaataaagcaataaaaacataacaaatgtgTAAAGCAATAAACACTGttattgctttattttttttacccatgatactgtactgagtctttgatttattttgaacaatttatataaataaagcaaaaaaaattatacaaaaatttaaaaaaactataaagaaaaaagatacaaaaataaaataaagcaataaaacagTTTATAGAGCAATAAAAAattgtattgctttatttattttcctatgatactgtactgagtctttgatttattttgtacaattttctattttgtctattatttgtgcactttcatttttgaagttgttcttgatttattaTGTCAATTGATTGACCCCAGTTGTGACTATTTAAGTGCATCACTTTCTGTTGGAAATTGCACACTGACGAAGACATGGTCAAAACCGGCCTGTGTTTGGTACCGCCTGCGCAGTTTGTATTAAAATTATTAAAAGGGCAcgagtgttgctggccttgctttttctttaagtacactttttgccgtgcacctctttatttttgttttgttacgTTTTTTGGAGAGTGTGCATGTTTTTTCCTGTAATGAGTGTAAATGTTAAAAACAACATATGGGCCTGTGGGCTGCAGGTTTAACGCCCTCGAGCTAACCAGTAGAAGGCGAAGGAGAAACCAGGCTTGTGTGTAAAACAGTTCTGCTCTTGTCCAACTATGACAAGTATGCATGCAGGCATGCAACCTTCCAAATCCAATAAAGTATGAGTTACACACCTCTCCATTTTACAGGTAATAATGTTGTCACCCGTGGCCGCCACATGTACCCGTTCACCTTTCAAATTCCTCGACAGTGAGTTAAAACCAGATGTTTGTGATCAGACCAACTTGCATGGCGTTTGCCAAACTTTGCTCTCACATCTTGTAGAAATTTGCCCTCGTCATTTAAAGGCTCGTGGGGGAAAATCAAGTACACTCTGGAGGGAACTCTGAGCAGGTCGATGAGGATGGACAGCAAAGCCAAAAGTCGTTTTACAGTGGCCCATAAAGGAAGCTGTGACCCGGCGTTGATGGTAGCCATcttccacaacacaaacacacttttcaAATTTTTGATGATGACTTTCACCCCCATGTCAGGTTCCACAGCGCAGCATCGTTGATAAGAAAATGCACCTCTTTTCTTCAGGCTCAGTCAGCCTGGAAGTGACTATTGACAAATCGTGCTTCTTCCCAGGTAAAActgggaaatatgtccctggacacacgcaaacttaaattatgaccaatgtatgaccatgtaactacttggtatcggatcgatacctaaattattggcatcatccaaaactaatataaagtatcaaacaacagaagaataagtgattattacattttaacaaaagtgtagatagaacatgttgaaacataaaatgtaatttgttaaaagagaaagtaagcagatatcaacagtaaatgaacaagtagatttataatccatttttacagcttgtcctttataatgttgacagaataatagaatgataaatgacacaatatgttactgcatatgtcagcagactaataaggagcctttgtttgtttacttactactaaaagacaagttgtctagtttgttcactactttatttaaggacaaaattgttctttgattgcaataagaaacatatgtttaatgtaccctaagattttttgttaaaataaagccaaaaaagcAACTTTTTGTGGACCTCTTTATGTTAcagcacagacggcaggggtctgagccgtaacagacccctgccgtctgtgctgtaacactttatttagaaaagtatcaaaacgtATCGAATatctttggtaccggtaccaaaatattggtattgagacaatcctaatacaaataaaacaagtcGCTAAAAGAGCATAAGTTACATATCCAAGTTCCTGCTGAGATGTTTTCTTATTGTTTTGCAGGGGAAGGCATAAAAGTAGCGGCCTACATTCACAACAGCTCATCTGGAGAGGTCCGGCCCAAGTACTGTttgtacaaaaagtgcagttatttTGCAAAAGGCAAGAGGCGAGTTGAAACCAAAAACATCTTGAAAGAGGTGGGCGAGTGCATCCCACCTTCTACAGGCCACTCTGTCGTCAGGATGGTCACCATCCCCCCCACTACATGCGCCTCCATCCTCAACTGCAACGTCATCAAAGCAGAATACCGACTTAAGGTGTGTATGAtagtgggcctgatctactaagatccaaaataACATGTTACGATCTGTTAGGCCAGGCCATACCTTGTTTAGTTTTGGGTGTTTTTCGTGGGTTTCTGCTTCACTTCCtttcttgtgctcttattttgtttccacttcctgttctgcTTGCGTTGTTCCTTCACACTGTTGCTCGCTGTCTTCATCAACTGGGGGTGATTAGCGATTATGTTTTTTACCTGCTGCTAATCATTACCTGGAGCTATTTAAGCCAAACACATGTCTTTGttagtgtagaccaggggtccacaaactttttgactcgggggccgtattgggttaaaaaaatttggccgggggccgggctgtatatatatatatatatatatatatatatatatatatatatatatatatatatatatatactgtatatatatatatatacagtatatatatatacatatatatacatatatatatatatatatactgtatatatatatatatatatatatatatatatatatatatatatatatatatatatatatatactgtatatatatatatatatatatatatatatatatatatatatatatatatatatatatatatatatatatatatatatatatatatatatatatacacattgtctttatattccagcgagttaatccgttttgtcatttaacatcaattaacattgatgttcatcaacatttaacattgtcacgttattgatgggaaaattcatttttagacaatatgatttgcctgagcggctaggagacaccgagggtaacaagcggtataaaatgggttagaaaggaaagataaaattaaaaaattgaaaaaattacaaaaaaattaaaacttttttttttttacttgggacttcccatggGCCGgtttttggatgctggggggccggatcaaGCCTGtgtgccgtagtttggggacccctggtgtagaccgtTGTGGATGGATGTTGGGAGTCACCAGTATGGTAAGTGCGCCTCTTGACATCtgaatcgctgccgttgtgtccttgggcaggacacttcacccttgcccccggtgccgctcacactggtgaatgaatgatgaatgaactggcagccttgcttccgtcagtctaccccagggcagctgtggctacaaatgtagcttaccaccaccaggtgtgaatgaatgatgggttcccagttctctgtgagcgctttgagtatctaacaataaaaAAGCGCGATATACAATCTAATCCAGTATTATTATTAAGTGGGCCCATGTACAGGTACATCGCGGCCATTCATTTTTTGTCTGGAATAGAAAAATTGTTTAACATAAAAATACGCTTTTCTCGATTTTTggtttgataattaaaaaaactaaaaaagatctTTATCCATTATCTGTTTACATTGATGTTTTTAAAAATCGAAAATGGGACTTAAAACGAGCGGAAAACTTTCAGTTCACTTTGTTTGAATTGGACACATGCAGTATCTCTTTTCAGATCCCCGTCTGTGAGTGACCCGGATCAAcaaaagaagaagacaaagaacgACGACGGTCGTCAAAATAATTTTCTCGCGGCCAAGAGTTCCCTTCTGTTGTTTTGTTCCAGAGACATTGAAAGTGACCTTTTCATTGGTTCTCTATCGAGAAGGCAAACGTTGCTCTtcttcagttgttgttgtttcggGGGGAGGATCTGAAAAGAGACACTGCGCATGTGCAATCTATGCATATCTCTAAACTTTGAAGAGagaattagtttttttgttttgatccccattttacatttttaaaaacatcattaaaggacccatatgtaataatgtggccagaaatggtactgcaatcacggtcaaaattttgTAGTCCTCactctctccctgactgaggttgccagatacacagccgaatccagctcgatcgactgggcgactccattttacacaaaaatgtggctattttcaggaagaagtacgtcatgcctgcgtacaatatcacaacaatcatGTGGTTAttatcagtactatcagaaaacaaagactaaaaccaaccaCAACCAaagctagcaatggttatactggtgaaaataagtagagcatgcttagcagcctaatgtacacccaaaactaaagaggagacatttgacCAAGGTATAACTGTAGgttactgtttcaaacgtttcagatagccatataacttggtacatgtagtccacattGCCACGACAACCgggctaatgttggaacccatttcctcagtgtatcagcatattgagaaggaaataagcactgacactacacatatccacataggttttatttgtcgaaaatatattttgccctgtcagttggatgacacattgacatacaggctaacgggcatttaTTTCCCCCGTtaagcatgctaagcattcgttgcacgaacatactagctttgttcgacaagatcatagactgtattggacaatatagtttacataccaaatgtccatttccatttattacaagtaacaagaaaatgtaaatgccttacttacctatcaaggaggaaatgatcaagtttggcgtcagataaaAAAATGGTCTCCACCTTTCAAAGGTATctccgatacaaatccttgttttgttcctggctttgtcatgtataagttgagaatcgtaaggAGGCCTTTtaaatttactaaggtctgacatgtttagtcactttaccagtggcagtggcCAAACGAAGGTGAtgatgcgtaactggcaacctg
This genomic interval from Entelurus aequoreus isolate RoL-2023_Sb linkage group LG06, RoL_Eaeq_v1.1, whole genome shotgun sequence contains the following:
- the LOC133652740 gene encoding arrestin domain-containing protein 3-like: MPHVKDFSVEYNPINKDDVFTSGDYIAGRITFQVTKDCKIESLWIKMKGKAKVKWTEHYGKAIVVHHDQEKYFSIKTFIIQDGQGNNVVTRGRHMYPFTFQIPRQNLPSSFKGSWGKIKYTLEGTLSRSMRMDSKAKSRFTVAHKGSCDPALMVPQRSIVDKKMHLFSSGSVSLEVTIDKSCFFPGEGIKVAAYIHNSSSGEVRPKYCLYKKCSYFAKGKRRVETKNILKEVGECIPPSTGHSVVRMVTIPPTTCASILNCNVIKAEYRLKVYLDVKYAFDPEIKFPVVILPVMQRPEEQPFSTNSEFGANSKTVAANFKQEPTASPPPYGLYQSMAGFNFS